tttaatctttaaataaaaataatattaaaataatattttatttaatttttaattttaatcttaatttaattcatcttatttcattgcGAAATCAAAGGGTTGGTTTTGAGTTTCAGGAAGCATTGtacaatttaataattattttttaaatgttagaaACCCACGTTAAAAAGATGAAAAGCACGCATTATAATTGGTCCAGAGGGAATCCTTCGCTTTggacttttgttttttaaaaaaacatataaaattaaaaaaaaaacaaaatgaaaaggatAAAGTTTACACAGGAGTTTGATAAGTTAGTACTTTGGGAGTTGGGAACAGTGAAAACGTCTGTACGCAGTAAGTGAAAGAGGAAGTGTTTTATTACTGGCGAAAAGATTAGGGAGGAGTGTTGGGAAGACTCGGAGCATCTGATCCCCTCACCAAGAAAACAGTGTGTGTTTGTTAATGAAGTGGGGTCACTCTAAAAGCAGAACCAGCTGGTCTTCCTCATATTCCCTCATCATTGAAATCTTCTTGACTAGATCTGTCTACtgctttcttcctttttttctccttttattttcGAAGAGGGATAGCTAGATATAGGGAGAGAGAGgtgcaaaggaaaaaaatctggtctttttgtttgttttgtatagaaagaaagagagatagagggCCACCTGTTGAAGGGAAGAGAAGCTGTTTGAGATCTGCCATTTTGTCTAGGGGGCTGTTTGAGATCTGCCATTTTGTCTACAGGTACTGCTTCTATACTCTCTCTTTTGTTGGACCCCAATTAAACAAGTTTGGCATTTTGCCTTGTTATGGGTTGCtatgcttttttcttttcttttcttttttttttttcagatgattgTTTGTAAATTTAGTATAGTTGCTAATGGGTTACAAGTTCTGTTCAAAAAGTCTGAAATTTAAACGTTTGATCTTTGCAgcatttaatttgtaagatgaGCATTTGCAGATTTGCTGATTTGACATGAAAattttggatgatttttcttctttgtttgctGAGAAGATGTAGTGAAATAAGAGAAAGGAAGATTATGTATCTTAGATTTAATCTAGTGCCTACTGTAGAGCTCAATTCAAGATGAACTTAtctttatgaatttattttgttttcttttatgatgaTTTCTCAATCTTTAACATGGCAAGCGCCCCCTTCCCCTAATCCCTCCAGGTGGGGGAATTTCTGTCATTTATTTTGAGAGCCAGAGTTGCTTCTTTTGTGGGATGTGCCTTATGCCAGGATCTCCCATTAtgttttttaacaaaacaagaaataaattcattcttttggaaatttattaaaGTATGTTGAAACGGTTGTTTAATTAGTATTttcgatttaaaacttataaattgtgTTCATGAAGGATCACATTAAGGAATGATAAGGAGATGGCGAGGAAAGGGAATTGGTTTTCTAGTGTAAAGAAAGCTCTTAGCCCAGAGTCCAAGGAGAAGACTGACCAGGTTTATGATCATCTTTTGATTACCTCGATAATTTGTTAAATAATGATGGGTTTCTGATCGCTTTAGTGACTGTTTTCCAGAGATCTAATAAATCCAAAAAGAAATGGTTTGGGAAGCAAAAACAACCATGTTCAGATTCTGCCTCTTCTGGAACTTGCACAATGCCAGCTCTTCCTCAGCAGGAAGAGGTGAAATTAGCCAATGGAGAGAATGAGCAGAGTGAACAGGCTTACTCTGTTGCAGTCGCCTCTTCTGCAGCTGCTGAGGCTGCCGTTGCTGCTGCTGAGGCAGCTGCTGAGGTGGTTCGACTCACTGCAGTAACTCGGTTCTCAGGAAAATCAAGGGAGGAGGTGGCAGCAATCAGGATTCAAACAGCATTTCGAGGATACATGGTATGTGTTACAATGCCATGGAAgccatttttcctttcttgaCCACTTTCATCCCAATAATTTAAAGTTTCTCAATGGCTGCTAACAATGCTGTTACAAGAAATTTTGGGCGAGTAATATTGCTTTCCTAAGGCTTTTGCATTTCATTGTATTCAGGCAAGAAGGGCATTGCGGGCTTTAAGGGGGCTGGTAAGGCTGAAATCATTGATGGAAGGGCCTGTTGTGAGACGCCAAGCTGCAAAAACTCTCAGATGCATGCAGACTTTAGCTCGTGTGCAATCTCAGATCCGTTCCAGGAGGATCAGAATGTTAGAGGAGAATCAGGCTCTCCAAAAACAACTCCTACAGAAACGAGCAAAAGAGCTTGAGAGCTTGCAGGTATCTGTTGTTTCTTTTTGATTCTGTAATATTCTATAAAAGTATGCTAATCACTTGGTAATGTTTCATCTTCTAATAATCGCCACAGGATTACGTAATAGTATTTGTCTTGAAAAATCTTTGGGGGCTCTTTTGATGACTAGAATCTGGCAGTCGGGTTTAATTAGTTTGTGCCCATATGCCTAAAAGTGTTTTTCATGTATTAGACAGTGAGAATAGGTTCTAAATGTTTCTGCAAAAAACCACAGAAGCATGCGGAATTATAGCTTGTGCTGGCTTAGGCTGTAGCAATGTGACATTTAGAGAGTTTTAAGTACTAAGTTCTGATTCCTACTTTACTCAATGCATCCTATTTTACTTGTTATctaacttatctatttttctttttggtagaAAAACCTCATTTTGCTGCATTTGACGCATTTATGTGATAACAGATTGGGGATGAATGGGATGACAGCCTTCAGTCAAAGGAACAAATTGAAGCAAATCTTCTTGGCAAGTATGAGGCGGCTATGAGGAGAGAAAGAGCATTAGCATATGCGTTTTCTCATCAGGTGAtctatttctcttattattttatgtatttgagcTCCTCAACagtacaaaaagaaaatgaaatattcttTTACGGTTAGAGATTAatacgcacacacacacacacgcatgaGAGGGCATAAGCTGCCCCTAGGGAGAAGGGGGATGACCACCATGACTTTCTGAATCTATTCCAATAGTTTGTTTTTCCTACCATTTATAATACCTCGAACTGAGTGTACGAAGGTAGGAGGGTGGTGAATGGGATCCTACATTGTCTGGGAGAAAAAGTTATtgctttttataatgatttcaagagGCTCCAATTGTGACTTTTAActatttgttttggattttaatttgaaatgtgGTTGGTCTTCTTCTTGGGTCATTATCAAAGTCAATTCTTTgctagaaatgtgggacttgggTGGTATCacctacattggaatagcttgACAAGATGTCAGGGAAAGATGATTGAGTATGAGAGGGTGGGATGGTGGTGAATGTGAAGGATTGTAACTTCAAGGGATCCAATTGTAAGTTCTTGTGATTTAGAATAACTTCAAGGGATCCAATTGTAACTTTGACTAGTTCTATTGGAGTATAAGCTCGATGTGGCTTTTGTTTTCCTCAATTTGTCATATTGTTGGTCACCATAATTTGGATATTCTCCCCTTAACTTTTATGATCCCACTTTGGTTTTTCATACCTAACCATTTTTGTTGTCTTCTCACAATTTGAGGATAATCCTTTCTCACATTATATTCATTTGGTAACTTTTTTTACCgattattatcattttcaaattcttgcaTAAATACAAGTCTATCTGTGAACTTAAATTGCATTTTATGTGTATAGCCTATAAAGTTTGCACTCTTGCAGTACATGCATGCTTTGGATTGTACCATTATATTTGTTACACATATTATGTTGAAATATTATGTCACTATATCTTATTAACTGTTTCTTACCAGATAGCTTCGGCCCacatttagaaaatttttgtgtTCTGCCGCTGCTTATGCATTTCATTTTGAGTAATATTACTTATATTTCACCAGCATAACACCCATGTAACACCACTGATACGGTAGGCATGTATTGcaggttttgtttgattttttaggtTCAAATTTTTTATGGCTAATGCATGCCTATCACATCAGTGTTTTACGTTTTGTTACAAGTAGCATTGTTCTTTCATTTGTCTCCCCTGTCAGGCAGTGAGTCGAATTtgcattatatttaaatttttgtcacTGTAGATGCTTTATGTCTCTTCTTATATAAAGCATCAAAAGAGTCATCATGAAAAGTGAAAGGAGAAAAACTTTGATATTGGCTCAATGTCAAATGAGTAACTTGACTATTGGATAATGTGAGGCTGATTCTTAGATACATGCATGCCTAATGGTAGTAGACATACTTCATACAAAGGTCAACATTTTTTGCACGAGTCTAAGTTTGGTACAGTGAACAAATTAAACACTGATGACATCGCATTAGACTAAATAAAGTTTCATAAAAAACCACCCGAACGCTTGAGAAGATCTTTaccatatattttgtttcttttttgtggttacagagagagagagagatgtaagATTTCTTGCTTGACAACCTTACACAGAGAGAGATGCAGTGAATGCATAGTTGGATAACTCGGAGAATTTAGTAATTGCAGTTGAGTGCACTAACTAAATGCCTGGAAGTTAAAGTGTCAGCTGATCCAGGAAGAAAAATTACAGTTGTCGAACTTTTTGCATGTGTATCTGCTCTGTTGTTGAAGTTGAGTAGGAATTAGTTGTCAGTAATATAGTTGCAGATTAGTAATTGCATGTGAAGATGCCATGATGTCTCTCACTGTTCATATAGTAATGGTGACTACGTGGTCTGTGCTTACCAATTACTAGTCCAATAGTATTTCAGGCTCAGACTTGATTTTTCTGAAGGTTGAATGAACCAACTTTTAAGTCTAATCTTGAATTGAATTACTCGACAGAAAACCTGGAAGAACGGTTCAAGATCTGTAAACCCAATGTTTATGGATCTGAGCAATCCCACTTGGGGTTGGAGCTGGTTGGAACGATGGATGGCCGCCCACCCATGGGAGAGTCGTAGCATGATGGAGAAAGAACTGAACAATGATCACTCATCTGTAAAGAGTGCAAGCCACAGTGTCGTTGGTGGAGAAATTAGCAAATCTTTTGCCCGATACCAGCTCAATTCCGATAATCATTCCCCCTCGGCCAGCCAGAAGACAGGCAATCCTAGCTTCCAGTCTCCCTCAACTCCAAGGCCAACTTCCTCGAAAGTGGCTAAAAGGGTGAAGCCAGCAAGCCCAAGGGGAGGATGTGGTCCAGATGATGATTCTAAAAGCATGGTTAGTTTGCGGTCCGAACAGTTTCGAAGGCATAGTATTGCTGGGTCATCAGTGAGAGATGATGAGAGTCTGGCAAACTCTCAAGCAGTTCCAAGTTATATGGTACCCACTAAGTCTGCAAAAGCAAAGACCAGGTTGCAAAGTCCATTGGGGGCGGCGGAGAAGAACGGGACACCTGAAAAGGGGACTTTTGGGCCTGCAAAGAAACGGCTTTCATTCCCACCCTCACCCGCCAGGCCAAGGCGGCATTCAGGTCCACCAAAGGTGGATGTCAGTCTTAATACAGAAAACAACACAAGCACTGAAGTGGGCAGCTGATAATATCTAGTTTAAATTGAGTGAAAGAAATcaattggatttggatttggagaGGTCCTGGAGGAAGGAAGAAATAAAGGTTATTCGATTTGTGAATTCACTGTTTTCTATTGTTGCTTAGCAGGTGCTCCATTGGTTGATATTCTTCTTCTTGAATagcatgctttttttttttttactcattcctatttatttccttttattttctctacatcCTGATGAAAGTAGAACATGTCTGAAGCCAATTCAATTCTGTGTCTTGATTATTTTTACCACGAACAGTTGACAATCTGTTAAATTTATTGATTCTACAGAGTGAGGTATAATGGATAttgagtttcttttttcttttctatttgcATGCTGCTTTTATCTGCTCTGCATATCGATTCATCCTTCGAATCTATCTTTGGTGACACCGTCCAACTGCTCCGCTCGGTAGCAtttggaaattgaaaaaatctattagCTAGTCTTTCACATGTCACAcgtctaacatctaagaagtTTTGCGTTGGTAACATAAAAAAGTGTCggcattttgattatttttataattatattgagtCTCGCAATAAATAGCGTGTGCCTATGGCTTTTGTTTTTGGACTTCACTgatatcaatttaatttagtctaattttaggTTGagtattatatttaaacatcCAACTCTTAGatgattaagtttattttaacttaaaatctctttaaGACTTACATATAACGTTTTttaattcaacatatttttacacgtaaaatttataatattttttaaattcttttaaatatatctaaatttattgaGAAATGCTCTAActataaagtaattatataaaagtaatctcacaaactgatgtggtttgatgtagtttgtcagattataaaattacttttattataagacAGATCTGatagatcatataaaatcacgtcagcttgtgagattacttttgtataatttatttgtggttGTAGCACTCctcaaattcattttaacattcaaatatatttaaactcattttaaatgaatctcataaaatttatttcattatctcaatccattactatttatagaaaaattcgattaatttcaattcagttcaaacgttcgaacgcaCCCCACAGAACGGAGATTAGGCACAGTATATTTGCAGCAATCATGAATGTAAACGAAATTTAGATGGTAACATCTTCACGAAGAGTTCTCAATATAATCATGATGTCTTCCTATCCTCAACAGGTAATCATCATCTTGCCCTGAATTAGGACTTGGTTATTGTGTTGTAGCCCAGTGCGTATAGAACCTAAGCAAATCTCAACGAGGCATTTAGGACGATATTTATACCGTACAATGCATGTATCCGTTTTtcgttaaatatatatattactcttaTCATTTGTTTCTATAGCTAGTTTTTATcattgtgagtttttttattttttttattattttttacttaatgattaagtaagtattttttaataatattgtgattttttttttattttttataaaatatttaaatgcgttagaaaaatacatataaaaaaatctcaaaaccacTAGCGagagccccagcgggagctcccagtgGTGGGAGTAGCACCGCCCAAAAAATAATTGCTAACTCTTTTGTAGTCACACAAGTACTAAAGTACTGTTTAAATTcggaaaatatttcatctcatctcatctcatctcatctcatcattacagtttttttaaattcttatacaaaatataataaacaattcaacttttttaaatcttaaaataataataatattaaaaaataatattttaataatattttttttaacttttaacttttatctaaaatgatcttatctcatttcatttctaaatccaaatcaaCCTAATTCTTTTGTAGTCAAGTACGCCATTAGAATTTAAAGACGAGGTAGGATCTTTTCCTATATCAAGTACCAAGGAGAAGAGTGTAAAAATAGTCTTCTCTATTCTCTCTCGAGGAAAAATAGAGGTGGAGGAAAAGTCTTCATGGATACATAtggataatttatatatatatttttagtttccttttctattttgtttttgtttttttttttttgtaggcattctattttgtttcttttatttggagtttggatgatattgtatttttcaatttgattttctctatttttgtttttaaaattttaagtttattatgGAGAATGAATGCATATGGAtaattttgatactttttttcAACCCTTTTTAGGCTATTTTTAAGCACAAAATGcgaaaataaagttaaataattgtattattCAAAATTGTTAACATtgtgggcttttttttttatacggaTGGGCTAAAAATATACATTGTGGGCTTTTTTGTATATTGATGGGCTTTTTGTATGATTGAGCCCCCATTTTACACTTGCTCAAACTCATATGGAGCGAATGGACTAACCAGACTGATAACTAATGGTCTGGTCCGATCCCTAGGGGTCTTCGGTCCAGTTCAGTCTAGAAAAGGgtggtttgaaatttttagtCTGGTCCAAAAATCTCCTTACAGActgaccggaccagaccgattaCACCTCTATCCAAAGCCTAGGAATGAAACCCATGTGAAGGTTTGGTGGTCGAAAAGGTAAGGCAGCCATGGGAGGCAATTGACTACCCTGGTCCTGGCAATAGAAATgactcaaaaaattattttggaaggaaTGAAGGAGGCGGAGTAatttacagagagagagaaattcatAAGAAAATTAACAGAGTTAAAGGGGAAATGGCTAGAGATCCTCATACTGAAGATTTGGTAGGAATGGAGGAGTGCTTGAAAGTGAAATAGGAGGAGGATTTCCCAAATTTTACAACTTACCAATGTACACAAACCCTCCcactgtgatttgaaaaagctTTTATGATGGGTACGAAATCATTCTTAAGTGGTTGTAATATGCAACTGTGTAGCCAAACCAAGCACTTCCTATTGATGGTCTTTTTTATGAGAGAATACAACCCTTTTGTCATTGATAAGGCTCTAATACCACTGTTGGTTTGTGGATTGAATTTATGAGAATCTCATAAGGGTGTTTGTTTCATGGGTTGGTGTTGGATAGAGGACTAAAGTTGTGCAATTGTTGTACATCTGGTCCCTATTTATAGACATATACGCAGCAGTTGGCAAGAGGCATAACTATTGgattaaatccaacaattttcCTCAATCAACGTCTCCCATAGGAAACCGTCACCATGGGGAGGGTGAAAATTGTTTTGTGTGGCCACCCCATGCATCTACAACGTGAGGGCTTTGCCAGCATAAGGGGACAGATCACCAATGGGgttgaatgaaaagaaagatgagGGACACTCTATTGATTTGGCGAAGAAAATAGTTGCAGGTGCTGCAAAGTGCAGCTAGTCCAACATGTGGGTGAGCAAGCACCTTGCGGAAGGCCTGACAGATACCACCTGAGCACGGGGTGGAGATGAGCGTCTCACCTTATGGTAGGTGAGCTAGAAAAGTCATCTACCATGAAGGCGAGAACGAGCAGCTGAATAGGCTGATGGCTCTTATGAGACAAGAGCTACTTGCTCAAGGTGAACAATGGTCTATGACAAACTAGAGTAGATATGAGAGTTTTTTAGAACCACATGAAAAATGCTCAAAAGAGTGGTAGTGTCATACGTAGAAGCCCACACTCCACCTAAAGGATCACATCTGGAGTGCATCTGCTAAAGGGGTTACTACTCGGGAAGTCATATCATCTAAACCCAGAGATATAGCTCGACACCACGTGGAAGACCCTTATTCAAGGAAAGAACTAGGGAGTTGGCAGGTAGTAAAGGAGTATCGACTATGCCCTAGCTGGTTGTCTCTATCATCCTGTAGTGCAATAGAAGAAGCTAAAGGACTCATATCCAAGCATACCTCGAGTTAGAAGTATTTCAGAAGGACGTTTGACAGTCTTGTCCTATAAAAAGGGATTTGGGCATGcgaaaaaatctcatttttgagATCCTAAGCACCTGAAATCTCGTGAAGCCAGATTCTTCAAAGAGGCAAGGAAGCAGTGGAGCAACGAAGTAGCAAACTGTACGTTGtgaggtaggttagcttctaagacaaAACTGGAGAATGTGGGGTGAATGTTGTATGTAAGAAGCATTTGCATATTCTGTAACCTTCctcatttttttacataaataaatcTGTTTTGGATCGTTATGCTTATCTTATGTTCATTTCCTGTTTTTCCAAGACTTTGAATGTATTAGACTGTTTTTAGCTAATTCCCTATTTTTGGTGTGTGTATCTATATCTCTATGTAGTATGTGTACCGTGCATCAACCTTCATGGGTGGGACGAAGTTCCCCGTGCCCATTCCTGCAAGACGTCAACATGAGCTTCAGACGGGTAGAGGAATTCACCATGAATGATTGGGGTAGGGCGGTATTATGTTGGCCTCACGTGATAGTCGAGATGCAGAATCCCCTGGCATATCAGAGCTATGGAGCAACTCATCCATGTTTTCCCATTAGGCGATGAAATGTCTGTGTGGTGAATCTCTATCTAAACATGAATAAATCTGTTTTGATCATTATGTTTATCTTATGTTCAATTCCTATTTTCTGAGACTTTGAATGTGTTTGCTATTTTTGCCCCTTACATCTCAGTATGAATACCTATATCTTTGTGTAAGTAAGTGTATCATGCGTCAATAATCATGGGATGAGATGGAGTTCCCCCGACCATTCCATCAAGATGTCACCACGAGCTTCAAATGGGTAGAGGGATTCTCCGTGAATGATTGGGGTGGGGCTAGCCTCACCTGATAGTTAGTATGTAAAATCTCCCAGCGTATCACGTGTTGGTGTCTTCGACTTGATTTTCCGGGTAGACGTTCCCTGGTGCAACATGTTCTCTCTCTATGAAAGTTAACTTGTGTTAGAGTCCAAGC
This genomic interval from Juglans regia cultivar Chandler chromosome 3, Walnut 2.0, whole genome shotgun sequence contains the following:
- the LOC109020685 gene encoding protein IQ-DOMAIN 1-like, with product MARKGNWFSSVKKALSPESKEKTDQRSNKSKKKWFGKQKQPCSDSASSGTCTMPALPQQEEVKLANGENEQSEQAYSVAVASSAAAEAAVAAAEAAAEVVRLTAVTRFSGKSREEVAAIRIQTAFRGYMARRALRALRGLVRLKSLMEGPVVRRQAAKTLRCMQTLARVQSQIRSRRIRMLEENQALQKQLLQKRAKELESLQIGDEWDDSLQSKEQIEANLLGKYEAAMRRERALAYAFSHQKTWKNGSRSVNPMFMDLSNPTWGWSWLERWMAAHPWESRSMMEKELNNDHSSVKSASHSVVGGEISKSFARYQLNSDNHSPSASQKTGNPSFQSPSTPRPTSSKVAKRVKPASPRGGCGPDDDSKSMVSLRSEQFRRHSIAGSSVRDDESLANSQAVPSYMVPTKSAKAKTRLQSPLGAAEKNGTPEKGTFGPAKKRLSFPPSPARPRRHSGPPKVDVSLNTENNTSTEVGS